A region of the Pseudomonas silesiensis genome:
CCAAATCGGTCAGCGGCGCGACCAATGCCGACCAGCAAACCAATAACCTGGGCAACTTCGAACAGTTGCTCAACCTCGGCGCCAGCGACCAGGAGCCGGACGCCAACGATGCGCACATCGTCAACATCGTCGACTGGCTGTTCCAGTACGCGTTCCAGCAGCGGGCCAGCGATATCCACATCGAACCCCGCCGCGAGCAAGGCACCGTGCGCTTTCGCATCGACGGCGTGCTGCACAACGTTTATCAATTCCCGCCACAGGTGACCATGGCCATCGTCAGCCGCCTGAAGAGCCTGGGGCGAATGAACGTCGCGGAAAAACGCAAGCCTCAGGACGGTCGGGTGAAAACCAAGACCCCGGGTGGCGGCGAAGTCGAGCTGCGGCTGTCGACATTGCCGACCGCGTTTGGCGAAAAAATGGTCATGCGGATCTTCGACCCGGAAGTATTGCTCAAGAATTTCGATCAGCTTGGGTTTTCAGTTGAAGACCTGCGCCGCTGGCAGGACATGACGAGCCAGCCCAACGGCATCATTCTGGTGACCGGGCCGACCGGTTCGGGCAAAACCACCACGCTCTACACCACCCTCAAGAAACTGGCGACGCCTGAGGTCAACCTCTGCACCATCGAAGACCCGATCGAAATGGTCGAGCCGGCCTTCAACCAGATGCAGGTTCAGCACAACATCGACCTGACGTTCGCCGCCGGTGTGCGCGCGCTGATGCGCCAGGATCCGGACATCATCATGATCGGCGAGATCCGTGACCTGGAAACCGCGGAAATGGCGATCCAGGCGGCCCTCACCGGTCACCTGGTGCTCTCGACGTTGCACACCAACGACGCGCCCAGCGCCATCAGCCGCCTGCTGGAACTCGGCGTGCCTCATTACCTGATCAAGGCCACCGTGCTCGGCGTCATGGCCCAGCGGCTGGTCCGGACCTTGTGCCCGCATTGCAAGGCCCCACTGACCTTGAGTGAAGAAGACTGGCAAACCCTGACCAGACCCTGGCAAGCGCCATTGCCCGG
Encoded here:
- a CDS encoding GspE/PulE family protein, translating into MSVQLAIQDRWLDLNELLRELVAQGFISQDSAEHALNARRRHAANGQIHPLEFIASQHLDDLSRPGKHLDLESLTLWLSQQAGQPYLRIDPLKINVAAVTPLMSYAFAQRHKILAVSVDREAVTVASAQPYVNGWEADLTHVLKLPIKRVVANPVDIQRFSVEFFRLAKSVSGATNADQQTNNLGNFEQLLNLGASDQEPDANDAHIVNIVDWLFQYAFQQRASDIHIEPRREQGTVRFRIDGVLHNVYQFPPQVTMAIVSRLKSLGRMNVAEKRKPQDGRVKTKTPGGGEVELRLSTLPTAFGEKMVMRIFDPEVLLKNFDQLGFSVEDLRRWQDMTSQPNGIILVTGPTGSGKTTTLYTTLKKLATPEVNLCTIEDPIEMVEPAFNQMQVQHNIDLTFAAGVRALMRQDPDIIMIGEIRDLETAEMAIQAALTGHLVLSTLHTNDAPSAISRLLELGVPHYLIKATVLGVMAQRLVRTLCPHCKAPLTLSEEDWQTLTRPWQAPLPGNAQRAIGCLECRDTGYRGRAGVYEIMQLTDGVKALINPDTDLTAVRRQAFKEGMRSLRLSGAQKVAAGLTTIEEVLRVTPQSEQK